Proteins co-encoded in one Melospiza melodia melodia isolate bMelMel2 chromosome 8, bMelMel2.pri, whole genome shotgun sequence genomic window:
- the LOC134421441 gene encoding caspase-10-like, whose translation MENDISLKFHQQLFLISENLVTEDVAALKFLCTDLLHLSKLEGVKSAADIFKLLMAQEYLNVEDTFILAELLYRIKCHSLLEKLGYTKEKVQERLSEKGRISPYRQMLYELSENITSVMLKEITFLLRDHLPKRCMILSALDLLTLLEKQSLLTKDNVKILEDVFMTISPDLLETIDLYKKGKDNKAANFTQGFPEVNLELRGEFSNVENESKTMKSYKMDGPHRGFCLIINNVNFNSSQRKGSCKDAEQLERVFTWLGLDVRTYTDLTSREIINLMETWQRVPDHKDRNCFICCILSHGKSGAIYGTDEKLVSIRVLTSHFTAKQCPQLAAKPKLFFIQACQGDKIQCPVYVVTDGPTPDLSSMQERVVLSESIPEEADFLLGMATVDGYVSFRHMEEGSWYIQALCSKLQLLVPRGEDILSILTEVNEDVARRDSPSGTKKQMPQPAYTLRRKFIFPIPMDPPPSEQYQCF comes from the exons ATGGAGAATGATATCAGCTTGAAGTTCCATCAGCAGCTTTTCCTTATTAGTGAAAATCTGGTGACTGAAGATGTAGCAGCTTTAAAATTTCTCTGTACTGACTTGCTCCACCTCAGTAAACTAGAAGGTGTGAAGTCAGCAGCAGACATCTTCAAGCTCCTTATGGCTCAAGAATATCTGAATGTAGAAGACACTTTCATACTAGCTGAACTCTTATACAGAATTAAATGTCACTCCTTGCTTGAGAAACTTGGTTACACCAAGGAGAAAGTACAAGAACGTCTGAGTGAGAAGGGAAGAATATCTCCATACAG GCAGATGCTGTATGAATTGTCAGAGAACATCACCAGTGTGATGTTGAAGGAAATCACATTTCTCCTGAGAGACCATCTTCCAAAGCGATGCATGATTCTT TCTGCTTTGGATTTGCTGACTTTATTGGAAAAGCAGAGCCTTTTAACTAAAGACAATGTAAAGATACTGGAGGATGTCTTTATGACCATTTCACCTGATCTCCTGGAGACAATAGACCTctacaaaaagggaaaag ATAACAAGGCTGCTAATTTTACACAAGGCTTCCCTGAAGTAAACCTGGAGCTGCGTGGAGAATTCAGCAATGTAGAAAATGAATCCAAG ACTATGAAAAGCTACAAAATGGATGGGCCACACAGAGGATTTTGTCTCATTATTAATAATGTTAACTTCAATAGTTCTCAGAGGAAGGGTTCTTGCAAAGATGCTG aGCAACTGGAGAGAGTATTCACGTGGCTTGGTCTGGATGTGAGGACTTATACAGATCTGACGTCTCGAGAGATTATCAATCTCATGGAAACTTGGCAGCGTGTGCCAGATCACAAAGACAGGAACTGTTTTATATGTTGTATTCTATCTCATGGAAAGTCAGGAGCAATCTATGGGACAGATGAAAAACTTGTGTCAATCCGTGTGCTTACATCCCACTTCACTGCCAAACAATGTCCCCAGCTGGCTGCAAAACCCAAACTCTTCTTTATCCAAGCATGCCAGGGTGACAAGATACAGTGTCCTGTCTATGTTGTTACTGATGGACCAACTCCTGACTTGTCTTCCATGCAAGAGAGAGTTGTTCTTTCTGAAAGCATTCCTGAAGAGGCTGATTTCCTCCTAGGCATGGCCACAGTTGATGGCTATGTCTCTTTCCGGCACATGGAAGAGGGCAGTTGGTATATTCAGGCCCTCTGCAGCAAGCTACAATTGTTGGTACCAAG GGGTGAAGATATTTTGTCAATTCTTACAGAAGTTAATGAAGATGTGGCCAGACGTGATAGCCCTTCAGGGACAAAGAAGCAAATGCCCCAACCAGCATATACCTTAAGAAGGAAATTTATATTCCCAATACCTATGGACCCTCCTCCTTCAGAGCAATATCAGTGCTTTTAA